From a single Xyrauchen texanus isolate HMW12.3.18 chromosome 26, RBS_HiC_50CHRs, whole genome shotgun sequence genomic region:
- the LOC127619693 gene encoding class I histocompatibility antigen, F10 alpha chain-like isoform X2, producing the protein MRSEIAGGGVVSEETVNTLNMLTYVCFLVIISVSGGNAAIHSLMYTYLVTSGIEDGPVFMTVGFVDGEPIVYYDSNVYRVIPQQKWLNMFVESDYWDKETQISIRFQELYKINIDTAKERFNQNEGVHTYQVMYGCEWDDETNETNGFLQEGFDGVDLLSLDLKEMRFISLVPEGFPTQNKWNNDSAWLENLRFYFSDLCIGWLKKYLLYAWSSLKKIGFYPIGVTITWLKNGQIHHKDVELGELLPNEDGTFQKTSTLTVTPYELKTNKYSCVVEHQSKTFMEHLTEDEIRAIHGNSLPNGIIVGVVVAAVGVLLVIICCTACMVNQKKIESESSSDTTRRPKDMDQSVLFLGETMLQAF; encoded by the exons ATGCGTTCAGAAATTGCGGGTGGGGGGGTGGTTTCAGAGGAGACAGTTAACACATTAAATATGCTCACTTACGTGTGTTTTCTGGTCATTATCAGCGTTAGTGGAGGAAACGCAG CTATCCATTCTCTGATGTACACATATCTAGTGACATCTGGTATTGAAGATGGTCCAGTGTTTATGACAGTGGGCTTTGTGGATGGTGAGCCCATAGTGTATTATGACAGCAACGTTTACAGAGTGATTCCCCAACAGAAATGGTTGAACATGTTTGTGGAATCTGACTACTGGGATAAAGAGACTCAGATCTCCATAAGATTTCAAGAACTATACAAGATTAACATCGATACTGCAAAGGAGCGCTTCAACCAGAATGAAG GTGTGCACACATATCAGGTAATGTACGGCTGTGAATGGGATGATGAGACAAATGAAACAAATGGGTTCCTCCAGGAAGGATTTGATGGAGTGGATCTACTGTCTCTGGATTTGAAGGAGATGAGATTTATTTCTCTGGTGCCGGAAGGATTCCCCACCCAAAATAAGTGGAACAATGATAGTGCCTGGCTTGAGAATCTCAGGTTCTACTTCAGTGATTTGTGTATTGGGTGGCTGAAGAAGTATTTGCTGTATGCATGGAGCAGCCTGAAGAAAATAG GTTTTTACCCTATTGGAGTCACAATCACCTGGCTGAAAAATGGGCAAATCCATCATAAAGATGTGGAGCTGGGTGAACTTCTTCCCAATGAGGACGGAACCTTCCAGAAGACGAGCACACTCACAGTTACACCTTATGAGCTGAAGACGAACAAGTACAGCTGTGTGGTAGAACACCAAAGCAAAACCTTCATGGAGCATCTGACAGAGGATGAGATCAGGGCTATCCATG GAAATTCTCTTCCAAATGGCATCATTGTtggtgttgttgttgctgctgtcgGCGTTCTGTTGGTTATCATCTGTTGCACTGCTTGTATGGTGAATCAGAAGAAAATTG AATCTGAAAGTAGCTCTGACACCACTAGAAGACCAAAGGACATGGATCAAAGTGTGTTATTTCTCGGCGAGACAATGCTTCAGGCATTTTAG
- the LOC127619693 gene encoding class I histocompatibility antigen, F10 alpha chain-like isoform X1, with translation MRSEIAGGGVVSEETVNTLNMLTYVCFLVIISVSGGNAAIHSLMYTYLVTSGIEDGPVFMTVGFVDGEPIVYYDSNVYRVIPQQKWLNMFVESDYWDKETQISIRFQELYKINIDTAKERFNQNEGVHTYQVMYGCEWDDETNETNGFLQEGFDGVDLLSLDLKEMRFISLVPEGFPTQNKWNNDSAWLENLRFYFSDLCIGWLKKYLLYAWSSLKKIVSPQVFLLQNDPSSPVTCHATGFYPIGVTITWLKNGQIHHKDVELGELLPNEDGTFQKTSTLTVTPYELKTNKYSCVVEHQSKTFMEHLTEDEIRAIHGNSLPNGIIVGVVVAAVGVLLVIICCTACMVNQKKIESESSSDTTRRPKDMDQSVLFLGETMLQAF, from the exons ATGCGTTCAGAAATTGCGGGTGGGGGGGTGGTTTCAGAGGAGACAGTTAACACATTAAATATGCTCACTTACGTGTGTTTTCTGGTCATTATCAGCGTTAGTGGAGGAAACGCAG CTATCCATTCTCTGATGTACACATATCTAGTGACATCTGGTATTGAAGATGGTCCAGTGTTTATGACAGTGGGCTTTGTGGATGGTGAGCCCATAGTGTATTATGACAGCAACGTTTACAGAGTGATTCCCCAACAGAAATGGTTGAACATGTTTGTGGAATCTGACTACTGGGATAAAGAGACTCAGATCTCCATAAGATTTCAAGAACTATACAAGATTAACATCGATACTGCAAAGGAGCGCTTCAACCAGAATGAAG GTGTGCACACATATCAGGTAATGTACGGCTGTGAATGGGATGATGAGACAAATGAAACAAATGGGTTCCTCCAGGAAGGATTTGATGGAGTGGATCTACTGTCTCTGGATTTGAAGGAGATGAGATTTATTTCTCTGGTGCCGGAAGGATTCCCCACCCAAAATAAGTGGAACAATGATAGTGCCTGGCTTGAGAATCTCAGGTTCTACTTCAGTGATTTGTGTATTGGGTGGCTGAAGAAGTATTTGCTGTATGCATGGAGCAGCCTGAAGAAAATAG TATCTCCTCAGGTGTTTCTGTTGCAAAACGATCCCTCCTCCCCAGTCACATGTCATGCTACAGGTTTTTACCCTATTGGAGTCACAATCACCTGGCTGAAAAATGGGCAAATCCATCATAAAGATGTGGAGCTGGGTGAACTTCTTCCCAATGAGGACGGAACCTTCCAGAAGACGAGCACACTCACAGTTACACCTTATGAGCTGAAGACGAACAAGTACAGCTGTGTGGTAGAACACCAAAGCAAAACCTTCATGGAGCATCTGACAGAGGATGAGATCAGGGCTATCCATG GAAATTCTCTTCCAAATGGCATCATTGTtggtgttgttgttgctgctgtcgGCGTTCTGTTGGTTATCATCTGTTGCACTGCTTGTATGGTGAATCAGAAGAAAATTG AATCTGAAAGTAGCTCTGACACCACTAGAAGACCAAAGGACATGGATCAAAGTGTGTTATTTCTCGGCGAGACAATGCTTCAGGCATTTTAG